GTGAATTACCTGGGGCTGACGCGGTACCAGCGCTGGGACCTGTCGCGGTACAACCGCTACTCTCTATCTGAGCTTACCCGGCGCTTGCTCGGTTCCCTCAAGAAAGACGTGAACATCTACGTTCTCTATTCCTCCCGTGACGAGATTCCGGGAGGTCAGATTCTTTTCGACGACGTTCGCAACCTCCTTAAAGAGTACGAGATTGCAGCCAAGCGCAAAGTCCGGGTTGAAACCGTTGACCTATACGACGACGTGACCAAGGCCAAACTGTTGCAGGACCGGTTCCGGTTCGGTTCGGAAAAAGATTTGATCATCATTGAGTACCAAAGCCGCCACAAGACGGTTCGGGTTCAAGACCTGGCTGAGTTTGCTCCGGAAGGCCTGTTCGGCGCGACGCCCCAGGTCAGAGCGTTCCGCGGTGAACAGGTTCTGACCAGTGCGGTGCTTGCACTGGTGGAAAACAAGCAGCTGCTGCTGGGCGTCGTGACCGGCCACGGCGAACCCGATGCGCTCAACGGCGCCGAACTGAAGCGCTTCAAAGCAATGGCCGAGCAGCAAAGCATCCGGTTTGAGGAGGTTAACCTGGCCAGCTCGAACCGTTCTCCCGGGGATTACCGCGCCCTGCTGATCATTGGTCCCCGCAATGATTTCAGTCCTCAGGAACTTGGCGTTCTCCGGGCGTACTGGAACAGCCAGGGCCGGCTTCTGGTGTTGTTGAACCCGCGATCCCGGACGCCTTTGCTGAACGAGTTCCTCAACAGCTGCGGCATCCGCGCGGACGAAGATCTAGTCGTTACGAAGATCAGAACCGGCATCCAGGAAGAAGGTTTGACGCTGGACGTTTACGGCCGTTTTGCCGGCGACGCGCCGTTCCTGAAATCACTCTCGCAGGCAACCGGTTACTTTCCTGCCGGCACCACTTCCCTGAGCCTGGACGCAGTCAAGGCCCGGGCCGCCGGACTTCGCGGCACTGCAGTTCTGCGACCGGCATTTCCGAACTACTGGGGCGAGAAGGATGATTTTCTTCAGACCGGCACCGACCCGGCCTTTGATGAAGGGCGAGACTTGCAGCCGCCTTTGGTTTTCGGTTGGGCGCTCGAGAAGGGCGGAATTCCGGACCAGCGGATCCAGGCCGGTTCCTCACGCATGCTCGTCGTAGGGAACGCCGATTTCCTGAACGACTCCACGCTGAACCGGGCCACGGCGGATGCTGACTTTGCCATGCTCAGCCTTAACTGGCTCACCGACCGGGAACAGCTCCTGGGCATCCCCCCGAAGCGGACCCGCTTTTACTTCCTTGATTTCAGCGCCGGGCAACTGGACCGCATCTTGTTTTTGGTGGTGCTCGCCGTGCCCGCGGCGGCCGGGCTGGCCGGGATGCTGATCTACATGGTCCGCCGCCGGTAGGGAACCATGCGCGCGTTTATTACACCGGTTTTCAAGTTGGTTGAGCGACCTTTGCCCCGGAGGGGCTACGTTCCGGCCGTCCCTCTCGGGCAAAGATGGCTCAACCGTTCCGAGAATGGGTGCAGGAAGGTAAGGTTATGAGGCTTCGCACCACCCTGACGCTCGTTGCCATCGCACTCGGGCTCGCCACGTTCATCTACCTGCTGGACCGGCG
This sequence is a window from Verrucomicrobiota bacterium. Protein-coding genes within it:
- a CDS encoding GldG family protein; protein product: MGKAARRSPSFGPQRWRIGLNVAVQLLVLACLLLMVNYLGLTRYQRWDLSRYNRYSLSELTRRLLGSLKKDVNIYVLYSSRDEIPGGQILFDDVRNLLKEYEIAAKRKVRVETVDLYDDVTKAKLLQDRFRFGSEKDLIIIEYQSRHKTVRVQDLAEFAPEGLFGATPQVRAFRGEQVLTSAVLALVENKQLLLGVVTGHGEPDALNGAELKRFKAMAEQQSIRFEEVNLASSNRSPGDYRALLIIGPRNDFSPQELGVLRAYWNSQGRLLVLLNPRSRTPLLNEFLNSCGIRADEDLVVTKIRTGIQEEGLTLDVYGRFAGDAPFLKSLSQATGYFPAGTTSLSLDAVKARAAGLRGTAVLRPAFPNYWGEKDDFLQTGTDPAFDEGRDLQPPLVFGWALEKGGIPDQRIQAGSSRMLVVGNADFLNDSTLNRATADADFAMLSLNWLTDREQLLGIPPKRTRFYFLDFSAGQLDRILFLVVLAVPAAAGLAGMLIYMVRRR